In one Leptospiraceae bacterium genomic region, the following are encoded:
- a CDS encoding TolC family protein, protein MIWHIITLTLICFFSLELRAEEIESIKIENLAKKAIENSRLLAAKDLQILAKRNYSEQATAFQNPQLSFSIGKRESQGGSFSIPYSNMVNGEQYQFGISQPFYFPGKRDLQKKIFEKEGELSEIEKSELELEIYYTISFYAYETFVTGLKEKHARERARRFRMLQGFLRSRPFASPMQKAQKTIAENKLKILESQIVDIQYKREILKNQIRLYTEVPEKFSIQSRLFSEVPDLNKEELFAEAKKNSLILKKLNKERESKDLQAKYSAKQMYPDITVSGFFGKQTLDNKETYYGLGLDIPIPILNQNKAKIKGLEQEISSYQIQYEFEEQKLEREIGKLFLRYTAAKEKIKLLSPNLLEAGHRQMNYADSIFRRGLIGFTDYLNAESEDDLLHKAILGSHLEMAGIQLQAWKITGKINPITF, encoded by the coding sequence ATGATTTGGCATATTATTACATTAACTCTTATATGCTTCTTTTCTCTTGAGCTTCGTGCTGAAGAAATAGAAAGTATAAAAATCGAAAACCTGGCAAAAAAAGCGATTGAAAACTCCAGGTTATTGGCAGCAAAAGATTTACAAATCTTAGCAAAAAGAAACTACAGTGAACAGGCTACAGCCTTCCAGAATCCTCAACTTTCTTTCAGTATTGGAAAAAGGGAATCCCAGGGGGGTAGTTTTTCTATACCGTATTCAAATATGGTTAATGGAGAACAATATCAATTTGGAATTTCTCAACCCTTTTACTTTCCAGGAAAGCGGGATTTACAAAAGAAAATCTTTGAAAAAGAAGGTGAATTAAGTGAGATTGAAAAATCTGAACTTGAATTAGAGATTTATTATACCATCTCTTTTTATGCCTATGAAACCTTCGTTACCGGCTTAAAAGAAAAACATGCAAGAGAGCGAGCCAGACGATTTCGGATGCTACAGGGTTTTTTAAGAAGTAGACCCTTTGCTTCCCCCATGCAAAAAGCCCAGAAAACTATTGCAGAAAATAAATTAAAAATATTAGAATCACAAATAGTAGATATTCAGTATAAAAGAGAAATCTTAAAGAATCAGATTCGTTTATACACAGAAGTCCCGGAAAAATTCTCTATTCAGTCCCGGCTTTTCTCAGAAGTTCCGGACTTGAATAAGGAGGAATTATTCGCAGAAGCCAAAAAGAATTCCTTAATCCTTAAAAAGTTAAATAAAGAAAGAGAAAGTAAGGACCTACAGGCCAAATATTCGGCAAAACAAATGTATCCGGATATAACGGTTTCCGGCTTTTTCGGAAAGCAAACTCTCGACAATAAAGAAACGTATTACGGACTGGGTCTGGATATTCCCATTCCAATTTTAAATCAAAATAAAGCAAAGATTAAGGGCTTAGAACAAGAAATTTCTTCATACCAAATTCAATATGAATTTGAAGAACAGAAATTAGAAAGAGAGATCGGAAAACTTTTTTTACGATATACTGCTGCTAAAGAAAAAATTAAATTATTATCTCCTAATTTATTGGAAGCCGGTCATAGACAGATGAATTATGCAGATTCTATTTTTCGAAGAGGTCTAATTGGCTTCACAGATTATTTGAATGCCGAATCAGAAGATGATCTTTTGCATAAAGCCATTCTGGGTTCCCATCTGGAAATGGCCGGTATTCAATTACAGGCCTGGAAAATCACAGGTAAAATCAATCCTATTACATTTTAA
- a CDS encoding DMT family transporter yields the protein MGQTETKTRTIRELKSKDTEDKDTSSNFKLGITLVLIASLMLSFQNVVTKVILSEKHVFGIFTMGGILKPSMGNSLLLMILRMVVTLPVMAFIVAPKIHKNTWVDIKSLIHYTNRGRLIAAFGSAMCLFASQFFIYLALGSIPTGVATTIFFVYPTITILLVWIFFGEKPPLSLVFAMLTIYIGGFLTIPITAFEGRTGGIYNYPLGATTGVLSGICFAGYMVLIKQARMHPVPFTIVSFSTILVAGSLMLPLFHFHVESQNWIPLAIGVLILGLTTLVGYLLNNFGVPLIGPSLTSVIGSSGPAMTAFMAYFLIAEKLNLYQALGVFLVTLWVLGISVENMKKTQKPPAPK from the coding sequence ATGGGGCAGACAGAAACCAAAACCCGTACAATTCGAGAACTCAAATCCAAAGACACAGAAGACAAGGATACATCTAGTAATTTTAAGCTGGGAATAACCCTGGTTCTAATCGCATCTTTAATGCTTTCCTTTCAAAATGTTGTAACGAAAGTGATTCTTAGTGAAAAACATGTATTCGGTATTTTCACAATGGGTGGGATACTCAAGCCCAGTATGGGAAATTCCCTTCTCCTGATGATTTTACGTATGGTTGTTACTTTGCCGGTTATGGCATTTATTGTAGCTCCCAAAATTCATAAAAATACCTGGGTTGATATAAAAAGCCTCATCCACTATACTAACCGGGGTCGCTTAATAGCTGCCTTCGGAAGTGCCATGTGTCTATTTGCTTCCCAATTTTTTATTTATCTGGCCCTCGGAAGTATTCCGACCGGGGTCGCTACCACTATATTTTTTGTTTATCCAACTATTACTATACTTCTGGTCTGGATCTTTTTTGGAGAAAAGCCACCCCTGTCCCTTGTTTTTGCCATGCTCACGATTTATATTGGAGGCTTTCTTACTATTCCGATTACAGCCTTTGAAGGTAGAACCGGTGGAATTTATAATTATCCGCTCGGAGCCACCACGGGAGTATTATCCGGAATTTGCTTTGCCGGTTACATGGTTTTAATTAAGCAGGCCAGAATGCACCCGGTACCATTTACCATTGTAAGTTTCTCAACAATTTTAGTCGCCGGAAGCCTGATGCTTCCCCTGTTTCATTTTCATGTAGAATCTCAAAACTGGATTCCTCTTGCAATCGGTGTATTAATTTTGGGACTCACTACCCTTGTAGGCTATCTTCTAAACAACTTCGGGGTTCCCCTTATCGGTCCTTCTCTAACCTCGGTAATTGGTTCGAGCGGGCCTGCGATGACTGCTTTTATGGCCTATTTTTTAATTGCTGAAAAGTTAAACCTCTACCAGGCTCTGGGTGTATTTCTGGTTACACTCTGGGTGCTGGGCATCAGTGTAGAGAATATGAAGAAAACTCAGAAGCCTCCCGCTCCCAAATAG
- a CDS encoding zinc-binding dehydrogenase, giving the protein MKRRVHRIERAGDLRRLKLQEEDLASPGKNEVCIEVKAVGLNYADIFALMGMYSATPKGSFIPGLEVSGLVQSVGKEVKNLKEGERVIAVTRFGGYSSHLNISKDYVYPLKSNWSFAEGAAFAVQALTAYYALFPLGNLKEGNVILIQSAAGGVGLMANRIAKLYKAYTIGSIGNPEKIELLKKEGYDRYIIRDEHFGKELQQILSDKELHLVLECIGGKIFEESYKALSPTGRLVTYGSAHFTPMGKKPNYIKLAYQYLKRPKIDPLQMISDNKSVLGFNLIWLWERLEILRPYFEALWNLELEPPYIGKTFSFEKALEALEYFKTGNSVGKIILTL; this is encoded by the coding sequence ATGAAGAGAAGAGTTCATAGAATTGAGAGAGCCGGAGATCTCAGGCGTTTAAAATTACAGGAAGAAGATTTAGCTTCTCCCGGAAAAAATGAAGTTTGCATTGAGGTAAAAGCAGTAGGTTTAAATTATGCAGACATATTTGCTCTGATGGGAATGTACAGTGCCACTCCCAAAGGAAGTTTTATTCCGGGTCTTGAGGTTTCGGGACTCGTTCAGTCTGTAGGAAAAGAGGTTAAAAATTTAAAAGAAGGAGAACGGGTGATTGCAGTCACCCGATTCGGCGGCTACAGCTCTCATCTGAATATTTCCAAAGACTATGTATATCCATTAAAATCTAATTGGAGTTTTGCTGAAGGAGCTGCATTTGCTGTGCAGGCTTTAACTGCCTATTATGCTTTATTTCCCCTCGGAAATCTCAAAGAAGGAAATGTAATATTAATTCAGAGTGCTGCCGGAGGAGTCGGACTCATGGCAAATCGTATCGCTAAATTATATAAGGCTTATACAATTGGAAGCATCGGTAATCCGGAAAAAATAGAACTGCTAAAGAAAGAAGGCTATGATAGATATATTATCCGGGATGAGCATTTTGGAAAAGAGCTTCAGCAAATTCTTTCCGACAAAGAATTACATCTGGTATTGGAATGTATAGGAGGAAAAATATTTGAAGAGAGTTATAAAGCACTCTCTCCTACCGGAAGGCTTGTGACATACGGTTCTGCCCATTTTACACCTATGGGTAAAAAACCAAATTATATCAAATTAGCTTATCAATATCTAAAAAGACCGAAGATAGATCCCTTACAAATGATTTCTGATAATAAAAGTGTTTTAGGTTTTAACCTCATCTGGCTATGGGAGAGATTGGAGATATTACGTCCTTATTTCGAAGCCTTATGGAACCTGGAATTAGAGCCGCCCTATATAGGTAAAACATTTTCTTTTGAAAAGGCATTAGAGGCTCTCGAATATTTCAAGACAGGAAATTCGGTGGGAAAAATAATTTTAACTTTATAA
- a CDS encoding ATP-binding protein, giving the protein MNRNEILILIGPRQIGKTTQLLELESYLKVKGMNTIFFNLDFESDKKYFESQAILLSKIELELGKNKGYVIIDEVQRKENVGLFLKGIYDKQLPYKWIVSGSGSLELKEKIQESLSGRKRMYELNPVNFLEFFHYKTEYKYKNKEKQFFEIDVETRDLLFKEYLCFGGFPRIILDETIQEKRRSMEEIYTSYMDRDIRDLGISKTREFSEMFQILASQSGKILNYNELSNSLNLSLQTTKQYLWYAEKTFQIDFSYPYFQNKRKELTKSPIVYFRDIGFLNFSSGNFHIDLKTSDLGFIFQNFIFQYLRDKYRYENVSLHYWRTKDGAEVDIIMKTPKEIIPIEIKYKHYKKPELSRGFRSFLTHYQPHKALIINLNYSHIIDIESTSVEFIPWYKMLTNAEI; this is encoded by the coding sequence ATGAATCGAAACGAGATTCTAATCCTTATCGGTCCCAGGCAAATTGGAAAAACCACCCAACTTTTAGAATTGGAATCGTACTTGAAAGTAAAAGGGATGAACACAATATTTTTTAATCTAGATTTTGAATCAGATAAGAAATATTTCGAATCCCAGGCTATACTTTTGTCTAAAATTGAATTGGAACTCGGAAAGAATAAAGGTTATGTAATTATTGATGAGGTCCAACGAAAAGAAAATGTTGGACTCTTTTTAAAAGGTATCTATGATAAGCAGTTACCCTATAAATGGATTGTTTCAGGTTCCGGAAGCCTGGAGTTGAAAGAGAAAATCCAGGAATCATTATCCGGAAGAAAGAGAATGTATGAGTTAAACCCGGTGAATTTTTTAGAGTTTTTTCATTATAAAACAGAATATAAATACAAAAATAAAGAGAAACAATTTTTTGAAATAGATGTTGAAACAAGAGATTTACTTTTCAAAGAGTATTTGTGTTTTGGAGGGTTTCCAAGAATAATTTTGGATGAAACGATTCAAGAAAAAAGAAGAAGTATGGAAGAAATATATACAAGTTATATGGATAGAGATATACGAGATTTAGGAATTTCTAAAACAAGAGAATTCAGCGAGATGTTTCAAATACTGGCATCTCAGTCCGGAAAAATCCTAAACTATAATGAATTATCCAATTCTTTAAACCTATCATTGCAAACTACGAAACAATATTTATGGTATGCTGAAAAGACATTTCAAATCGATTTTTCTTATCCCTATTTTCAGAACAAAAGAAAGGAGCTAACCAAATCACCGATTGTATATTTTCGAGATATAGGTTTCTTAAATTTTTCTTCCGGTAATTTTCATATTGATCTAAAGACATCTGATTTAGGTTTTATTTTTCAAAACTTTATCTTTCAATATTTAAGGGATAAATATCGTTATGAAAATGTATCCCTTCATTATTGGCGGACAAAAGATGGTGCGGAAGTAGATATTATTATGAAGACTCCAAAAGAAATCATTCCTATTGAGATAAAATACAAGCACTATAAGAAACCGGAATTATCCCGAGGGTTTAGAAGTTTTTTAACTCATTACCAACCTCATAAGGCTTTGATCATAAACCTGAACTATTCCCATATTATAGATATAGAAAGTACTTCAGTAGAATTTATACCCTGGTATAAAATGCTAACAAACGCTGAAATTTAA
- a CDS encoding efflux RND transporter permease subunit, with product MLNLLIEKFLENRITVLFFFLVFVIFGLFAVKQLPIDAIPDITPTQVMVNTKTGALDPEQIEKTVTYYIETEMAGIPKVRDVRSLSRFGLSQVVIVFEEGTDIYWARQLVLERIQNIKDKLPGGLNPELGPISTGLGEIVLFSVDAKKDTELWKKPEKERLIYLRTITDFVVRPFLKSHIPNIADIDVTGGYKKQVHIDIQPEKMIQYGLTFHEVIAKVESLGDNFGGGYIQNEGKQIIVRTNGLINNLEAIRKLPVKLNFYGKAIQLGDIALIREDHMERVGAAILEGKETVVGTVFMLLGANSREVSQNAVKAIHEIPLPSDVQIRVVYDRSFLVDATIKTVINNLSEGAILVIIVLLMVLGNFRAAIIVSLAIPICMVFALTAMKHLNISANLLSLGAIDFGLLVDGSVVVVENIIRKLQIAKRTESQTSSFQIILEACKEVVQPVTFGLVIVMVVYIPILSLEGIEGKMFKPMAVSVFMALIASLIVALFIMPIFSFFLLKRDKMSHKDSFVFHYVQKGFSPLLNFALKFKILVLTIAFLFGSLCLFLYMRMGSDFIPPLDEGDMSIGFVRDPNIGIDESLRQQKLIETTISKIPEVELVFSRTGTAESATDPMGVNMSDTYVMLKKDKDTWRKVNGITIEKYAIYKEIKEKLDKLVPEQEMGYTQPIELRFNEILEGSRADVSLRIFGRDLEKLLEYQEKARDILRKIPGSSSVELDAITALRRGHYLNINLDYNAIARYGLSLPEVNSVVKTSMSGVELGSFYEYDWRFPIVLRLSEEYRNDVKEIEKIPVGFPEGGSIPLNSISKIRYESQISNIARSNARRYAAVAVNLQGRDVESFVLEAKEKVAKELKLPEGYYTYWGGQFKNLEKAKARLALIVPATLIVVFLLILKTFGNVKHALLVYSAIPFALTGGVLSLYFRGMSLSISASIGFIAMIGIGTLDSMVLISFFQHLKEEGKTVRETVIEGTMTRLRPVITTSIVAGLGFLPMAINTSMGAEVQRPLATVVIGGLVTSTSLTLILLPVLYELSEKDKRKEEEEKEVDEEKSS from the coding sequence ATGCTCAATCTACTCATAGAAAAATTTTTAGAAAACCGAATTACCGTTCTTTTCTTTTTTTTGGTGTTTGTTATTTTCGGTTTATTTGCTGTTAAGCAATTACCTATAGATGCCATACCCGACATTACTCCCACACAGGTAATGGTGAACACAAAAACCGGAGCCTTAGATCCGGAGCAAATAGAAAAAACGGTAACTTACTATATCGAAACGGAAATGGCGGGGATTCCCAAAGTTCGAGATGTGCGCTCTCTGTCCCGTTTTGGTTTATCACAGGTAGTCATTGTATTTGAAGAAGGAACGGACATTTACTGGGCAAGGCAGTTAGTCCTTGAAAGAATACAAAACATCAAGGATAAACTTCCCGGAGGTCTAAACCCGGAACTCGGTCCCATCAGTACCGGTCTTGGAGAGATTGTTCTTTTTAGTGTAGATGCCAAAAAAGACACTGAACTATGGAAGAAACCGGAAAAAGAGAGATTAATCTATCTAAGAACCATAACAGACTTTGTAGTAAGACCTTTTCTAAAATCTCATATTCCTAATATTGCTGATATTGATGTTACCGGAGGATACAAGAAGCAGGTTCATATCGATATTCAGCCGGAAAAAATGATACAATACGGCCTGACTTTCCATGAGGTCATTGCAAAGGTAGAAAGTCTCGGTGACAATTTTGGGGGTGGATACATACAAAATGAAGGTAAACAGATTATTGTCAGGACAAATGGATTGATTAATAATTTGGAAGCCATTCGTAAACTTCCGGTAAAACTAAATTTCTACGGAAAAGCGATTCAACTCGGAGATATTGCCCTTATCCGGGAAGACCACATGGAAAGGGTGGGAGCAGCGATTCTCGAAGGAAAAGAAACCGTTGTAGGAACTGTATTTATGCTCTTAGGTGCCAATAGCCGGGAGGTTTCCCAAAACGCTGTGAAGGCAATACATGAAATTCCTCTTCCCTCTGATGTCCAAATCCGTGTGGTTTATGATAGATCCTTTTTAGTGGATGCTACTATCAAAACGGTAATTAATAACCTCTCAGAAGGAGCTATATTAGTAATTATTGTTTTACTCATGGTTCTGGGAAATTTTCGAGCTGCGATTATTGTATCCCTGGCCATTCCTATTTGCATGGTTTTTGCTTTGACGGCTATGAAGCACTTGAATATTTCGGCAAACCTCTTAAGCTTAGGAGCTATAGATTTCGGTCTTCTGGTAGATGGTTCCGTTGTTGTGGTAGAAAACATTATCCGTAAATTACAAATCGCGAAAAGAACAGAAAGCCAAACCAGTAGTTTTCAGATTATTTTAGAAGCTTGTAAAGAAGTTGTACAACCGGTTACTTTCGGACTTGTGATTGTTATGGTGGTCTACATTCCTATTTTGAGTCTTGAAGGTATAGAAGGAAAGATGTTTAAACCTATGGCGGTTTCTGTGTTTATGGCGCTGATAGCCTCTCTAATTGTCGCCCTATTTATTATGCCCATTTTTTCTTTCTTTCTTTTGAAGCGCGATAAGATGAGTCATAAGGATTCCTTCGTTTTTCATTATGTACAGAAAGGGTTTTCTCCTCTTCTTAACTTTGCTCTAAAATTCAAGATATTGGTACTTACCATAGCCTTTCTGTTTGGCTCTCTCTGCCTTTTCTTATATATGAGGATGGGAAGTGACTTCATTCCTCCCCTAGACGAAGGAGATATGAGTATAGGCTTTGTCAGGGATCCAAACATTGGTATTGATGAATCTCTTCGTCAGCAGAAGTTAATAGAAACAACTATTTCTAAAATACCCGAAGTAGAGCTTGTATTCTCCAGAACCGGAACTGCCGAGTCGGCTACCGATCCGATGGGTGTAAATATGAGTGATACCTATGTCATGCTAAAAAAAGATAAAGACACCTGGAGAAAAGTTAATGGAATAACGATTGAGAAGTATGCAATTTATAAGGAAATAAAAGAGAAGTTAGATAAACTGGTTCCCGAACAGGAAATGGGTTATACCCAACCTATTGAGCTTCGATTTAACGAGATTTTAGAAGGTTCCAGGGCCGATGTGAGTTTGAGAATTTTCGGTCGTGATCTGGAGAAGCTTTTAGAATACCAGGAAAAAGCCAGAGATATTTTACGAAAGATACCGGGCTCTTCGAGTGTAGAACTCGATGCAATTACCGCTCTCCGACGGGGGCATTATTTGAATATAAATTTGGACTATAATGCGATTGCTCGATATGGCTTGAGTCTACCTGAAGTAAATTCGGTTGTAAAGACATCTATGAGCGGAGTTGAACTCGGAAGCTTTTATGAGTATGATTGGCGCTTTCCTATAGTCCTTAGACTTTCCGAGGAATATAGAAATGATGTAAAGGAAATTGAAAAAATACCGGTTGGCTTCCCGGAAGGGGGAAGTATTCCGCTTAATAGTATTAGCAAGATCCGCTATGAAAGCCAGATTTCCAATATTGCCAGAAGTAATGCCAGACGTTATGCGGCAGTTGCAGTAAACTTGCAGGGTCGTGATGTGGAAAGTTTTGTTCTCGAAGCCAAAGAAAAGGTAGCCAAAGAGTTAAAACTTCCGGAAGGTTACTACACTTACTGGGGTGGACAGTTCAAGAACCTGGAAAAAGCAAAGGCCAGATTAGCGCTAATTGTTCCGGCAACTCTAATTGTCGTATTTCTCCTGATACTTAAAACCTTCGGAAATGTGAAGCACGCTCTTTTGGTTTACTCGGCCATTCCCTTTGCCCTGACAGGAGGAGTCTTATCTTTATATTTTCGAGGAATGAGTTTGAGTATATCTGCTTCTATAGGCTTTATAGCTATGATAGGAATCGGAACACTGGATAGTATGGTTTTAATTTCCTTTTTTCAACATTTAAAAGAAGAAGGAAAAACTGTAAGGGAAACTGTAATCGAAGGAACCATGACACGTTTACGTCCGGTTATTACCACATCGATTGTGGCAGGTTTAGGGTTTTTGCCTATGGCGATTAACACCAGCATGGGAGCCGAGGTGCAAAGGCCACTGGCAACGGTAGTGATCGGAGGCCTCGTAACCTCTACCTCTCTTACGCTTATTCTCTTACCTGTGTTGTATGAGTTATCAGAAAAAGATAAAAGGAAAGAAGAGGAAGAAAAAGAAGTCGATGAAGAGAAGAGTTCATAG